The following is a genomic window from Gracilimonas sp..
GCTTCCTGTTCGAGGTCAAAACACTCAAACAAATGCGCGTACCCGCAAAGGGAAGAAGCGTACTGTTGCTGGTAAGAAAAAAGCTGTTAAGAAGTAATTGTAATTAAGATAACCCATGGCTAAAAAACAACCCAAAGCATCTGTAGCTGCAAAGCGCAAAAGGAAAAAGCAATTAAGCGATCCCAATGGTATGGCTTTTGTAAAAGCTACATTTAATAATGTGATCGTAACTATAACCGATGCAGACGGAAACGTAGTTTCGTGGTCATCTGCAGGGAAAGAAGGATTTAAAGGATCTAGAAAGAATACCCCTTATGCTGCTCAATTAAGCGCCGAAACTGCTGCAAAAACAGCACACGATATGGGTTTAAGGAAAGTAGCAGTATTTGTTAAAGGTCCTGGGTCAGGACGTGAAGCAGCTGTGCGTGGAATGGCGAGTTCAGGTTTAGAAGTTACTTCTATAAAAGATCGCACTCCCCTTCCGCATAATGGATGTCGACCACCGAAACGAAGAAGAGTTTAATTGTAAGTAGATTGTATAATGGCAAGATATAGAGGACCGAAACAAAAAAAAGCCAGACGATTCAAAGAACCAATCTTTGGACCTAGTAAAGCTTTAGAGCGAAAACCATATGGCCCCGGCGAGCATGGGCGTTCAAGATTTAACAGAAAATCTGAATACGCTATTCAGCTCGAGGAAAAGCAAAAGGCTAAATACACTTATGGATTGCTTGAAAAGCAATTCCGTAATTTATTCAAAGCTGCTTCAGCTAAAAGTGGTGTAGCGGGTGAAAACCTTCTTCAAGCTCTTGAAAGCCGTTTGGATAATACCGTATATCGAATGGGATTTGCAAGAACTCGACGTCAGG
Proteins encoded in this region:
- the rpsK gene encoding 30S ribosomal protein S11 encodes the protein MAKKQPKASVAAKRKRKKQLSDPNGMAFVKATFNNVIVTITDADGNVVSWSSAGKEGFKGSRKNTPYAAQLSAETAAKTAHDMGLRKVAVFVKGPGSGREAAVRGMASSGLEVTSIKDRTPLPHNGCRPPKRRRV
- the rpsD gene encoding 30S ribosomal protein S4; this translates as MARYRGPKQKKARRFKEPIFGPSKALERKPYGPGEHGRSRFNRKSEYAIQLEEKQKAKYTYGLLEKQFRNLFKAASAKSGVAGENLLQALESRLDNTVYRMGFARTRRQARQLVTHKHIVVNGGVVNIPSYELSPGDVVSIRPKSRNLEVIEDSLDGSSRNKYKWVETDPKSRSGKVLYVPTMEEIPENINVQLIVELYSK